In Lusitaniella coriacea LEGE 07157, a single window of DNA contains:
- a CDS encoding UDP-N-acetylmuramoyl-tripeptide--D-alanyl-D-alanine ligase, with amino-acid sequence MFCQLSLMQLRELLQAKVFSGSKNDRILEIAGVATDTRTLREKEVFVALEGETFDGHNFLASAAQKGAIALIVHKQSEMTLPGNVPLFLVDDTLVAYQKLARWWRDRFEIPAIGITGSVGKTTTKELIAAVLATQGRVLKTEKNYNNEIGVPKTLLQLSSDCDYAVVEMAMRASGEIALLTEIARPTIGVITNVGTAHIGRLGSEDAIARAKCELLEKMPPDGVAILNADNARLMQTAARVWQGKTLTYGLESGDLHGTLVDAQTLEVDGIAFPLPLPGRHNASNYLAALAVAKVLNLNLSPLQAGITVNLPGGRSRRLELPNDILLLDETYNAGLESTIAALHLLKETPGQRHIAVLGTMKELGDYSPQLHQKVGETVKELGLDRLLVLVNDPEARAIAVGAEGIPSQCFATHDELVQYLQNFIEPRDRVLFKASNSVGLNRVVEQLTLSDKTES; translated from the coding sequence ATGTTTTGTCAACTTTCTCTTATGCAACTCCGCGAACTGTTACAGGCTAAGGTATTTAGCGGATCGAAGAACGATCGGATTCTTGAGATCGCAGGGGTTGCAACGGATACCCGCACGTTACGGGAAAAGGAAGTGTTTGTGGCATTGGAGGGGGAAACCTTTGACGGGCATAATTTTCTAGCTTCTGCGGCCCAGAAGGGCGCGATCGCGCTGATTGTTCATAAACAGTCTGAGATGACCTTACCGGGCAATGTGCCACTTTTTTTAGTGGATGACACGCTGGTGGCGTATCAAAAATTAGCACGGTGGTGGCGCGATCGATTTGAGATTCCCGCAATTGGAATTACCGGATCCGTGGGAAAAACTACCACTAAAGAATTAATCGCCGCCGTACTCGCCACGCAAGGGCGCGTTCTCAAAACGGAAAAGAACTACAACAACGAAATCGGCGTACCCAAAACTCTCTTGCAATTATCCTCCGATTGCGATTATGCGGTGGTGGAAATGGCGATGCGCGCGTCCGGTGAAATTGCCTTGCTGACAGAGATTGCCCGCCCAACCATAGGTGTTATTACTAACGTAGGAACCGCACATATCGGACGCTTGGGTTCGGAGGACGCGATCGCGCGAGCAAAATGCGAACTCCTCGAAAAAATGCCCCCCGATGGCGTGGCAATTCTCAACGCCGATAACGCCCGCTTGATGCAAACCGCCGCAAGGGTTTGGCAGGGGAAAACCCTCACCTATGGCTTGGAATCTGGCGATTTGCACGGAACCCTCGTTGACGCGCAAACCTTGGAAGTCGATGGAATAGCATTTCCCCTCCCCCTACCCGGACGACACAACGCCTCAAACTATTTAGCGGCATTAGCCGTGGCGAAGGTGCTGAACCTGAATTTATCCCCCTTACAAGCCGGAATTACTGTTAATTTACCCGGCGGACGATCGCGCCGCCTCGAACTCCCCAACGATATTCTCCTCCTCGACGAGACGTACAACGCGGGATTGGAATCGACAATCGCAGCACTGCACCTGCTCAAAGAAACGCCCGGACAGCGCCATATTGCCGTTCTCGGCACGATGAAAGAGTTGGGGGACTACTCCCCTCAATTGCACCAAAAAGTCGGCGAGACGGTCAAAGAACTGGGTTTGGATCGATTGCTGGTTCTGGTTAACGATCCAGAAGCGCGCGCGATCGCGGTTGGTGCAGAAGGCATCCCCTCCCAATGCTTCGCCACCCACGACGAACTCGTACAATACCTGCAAAATTTTATCGAACCGCGCGATCGCGTACTCTTTAAAGCCTCAAATTCCGTGGGATTAAATCGCGTTGTGGAACAATTGACCCTCTCTGACAAAACCGAGTCATAG
- a CDS encoding serine hydrolase, protein MVQQFRKALLRLHQSSNKVSSESKLHRSGRLAREESIRERSRAKEKNPSSRTLRDRRRRRPKPPITPTPQRSVRQNLPSSSSVSRLSRLRQTKQQARKNSRRRELSSLQGMPSTPQLLRSTTPSTASETVSRRSSFVMPTTLRYILRLLILGIGLGAIAGTFLAALDPTRKILPAEANQSQQVEKKKKTAKSSALPMKAESSELNAKVREIVAQYPQFQPSFLFVDLDTGEYVKLGDTTAVAAASTIKVPILIAFFQDVDAGKIALDEMLTMQEESMAGESGTMQYKAVGTKFSALETATNMITISDNTATNMIIDRLGGAEALNQRFQEWGLQSTTIQNPLPDVEGTNTTSPADLANLMAMVNTGSLVSLRSRDRLLEIMRNVVTNDLLPQGLENGATIAHKTGNIGEMIADAGIIDTPTGKRYIAVVMVERPRNDRQGRELIRSLSRTVYQYFTAPPKLPNVTTTPATASDSVATEN, encoded by the coding sequence GTGGTACAGCAGTTCAGAAAAGCATTATTAAGGCTTCATCAATCGTCGAACAAGGTTTCCTCAGAGTCAAAACTTCACCGTTCGGGTCGTTTGGCGCGAGAAGAAAGCATTCGGGAACGATCGCGCGCCAAGGAAAAAAACCCTTCATCTCGTACCCTGCGCGATCGCCGTCGCCGTCGTCCCAAACCGCCGATAACGCCAACCCCACAGCGTTCGGTTCGTCAAAACCTGCCGTCCAGCAGTTCGGTGAGTCGTTTGAGTCGCTTGCGTCAAACCAAACAACAAGCAAGGAAAAATTCGCGCCGCCGAGAACTGTCTTCCCTTCAGGGAATGCCCTCAACTCCCCAATTACTGCGTAGCACAACTCCTTCGACCGCTTCGGAGACTGTATCCCGCCGATCTTCTTTCGTCATGCCGACAACCCTACGCTATATCCTGCGGTTGTTGATTTTGGGAATTGGTTTGGGCGCGATCGCGGGAACCTTTCTTGCTGCCCTAGACCCAACTCGAAAAATTCTACCCGCCGAAGCCAATCAATCGCAACAGGTTGAAAAAAAGAAAAAAACGGCGAAATCCTCTGCTTTGCCAATGAAAGCAGAAAGCAGCGAACTCAATGCTAAGGTTCGAGAAATTGTTGCCCAATATCCCCAATTCCAGCCGAGTTTTTTATTCGTGGATCTCGACACGGGAGAGTACGTTAAATTGGGCGATACAACTGCTGTTGCCGCCGCCAGCACGATTAAAGTGCCGATCTTAATCGCTTTTTTTCAAGATGTGGATGCGGGAAAAATTGCCCTGGACGAAATGCTGACGATGCAAGAAGAGTCGATGGCGGGAGAATCCGGGACAATGCAGTACAAAGCAGTGGGAACGAAGTTTTCCGCCCTCGAAACCGCCACCAATATGATTACAATTAGCGATAATACCGCCACCAATATGATTATCGATCGCTTGGGCGGTGCAGAAGCTTTGAATCAACGGTTTCAGGAGTGGGGATTGCAATCTACAACCATCCAAAACCCCCTACCGGACGTAGAGGGAACGAATACAACAAGTCCTGCTGATTTGGCGAATTTGATGGCGATGGTCAATACGGGTAGTTTAGTCTCTTTAAGATCGCGCGATCGTCTCTTAGAGATCATGCGCAACGTCGTGACCAACGATCTTCTTCCTCAAGGATTGGAAAACGGCGCAACGATTGCTCACAAAACTGGGAATATTGGCGAAATGATTGCCGATGCAGGAATTATCGATACGCCAACCGGAAAACGTTACATTGCAGTCGTGATGGTCGAACGACCGCGCAACGACAGACAAGGAAGAGAACTGATTCGTTCTCTTTCTCGCACGGTTTATCAGTACTTTACCGCACCGCCAAAACTCCCCAATGTCACCACAACTCCCGCGACAGCTAGCGATTCGGTTGCTACCGAAAATTAA
- a CDS encoding cytosine deaminase produces MIPQSNHYGLKNARVPIAAMEESEDVVQTRDGLCSVDIEIVEGAIARIQSTSNNPTNFPTLDLQQGIVLPCFVDLHTHLDKAHIWERSRNPDCTFERAIASCQKDAKKYWNPEDLYRRMEFVLKCSYAHGTQALRTHLDILDAPESESLAVFQQLQTEWRDRITLQVVSLVTLDYFQSPQGVLLADKIAEMGGILGGVAYLNPELDAQLDAVFSLAKERNLDLDFHVDENGNPDSNCLEKVARTALRHQFKGKILCGHCCSLTVQSPKQITATLNLVKAAGIGIVSLPMCNQFLQDRTPNQTPFWRGIPPIHEIKQKGIPITFANDNCRDPFFGFGDGDVLEVFNQAVRIAHLDCPYGDWIDSVTRTPANLMGLPNIGRIGVGLPANLILFKARYFSELLARSQRDRAVLRNGKPIDTTLPPYAELDDLMA; encoded by the coding sequence ATGATTCCTCAATCCAACCACTACGGGTTAAAGAATGCTCGCGTCCCAATCGCTGCAATGGAAGAAAGCGAGGATGTCGTACAAACGCGGGATGGGTTGTGTAGTGTGGATATTGAAATTGTAGAGGGCGCGATCGCGCGGATTCAATCCACTTCCAATAACCCGACTAATTTTCCCACCCTCGATCTCCAGCAAGGCATTGTTTTACCTTGTTTTGTGGATCTCCATACCCATTTGGACAAAGCGCATATTTGGGAGCGATCGCGCAATCCCGATTGTACCTTTGAGCGCGCGATCGCGAGTTGCCAAAAAGACGCGAAAAAATATTGGAACCCAGAAGACCTCTACCGCCGCATGGAGTTTGTTCTAAAATGCAGTTACGCTCACGGAACCCAAGCACTGCGCACTCATCTTGATATTTTGGATGCACCTGAAAGCGAGAGTTTAGCGGTGTTTCAACAATTACAAACCGAATGGCGCGATCGGATTACCTTACAAGTCGTTTCTTTAGTCACGTTGGACTATTTTCAATCGCCTCAAGGGGTTTTATTAGCGGATAAAATCGCTGAAATGGGTGGGATTCTCGGCGGCGTGGCATATCTCAATCCCGAACTAGACGCTCAATTAGATGCGGTTTTTTCCCTCGCCAAAGAGCGAAATTTAGATCTAGATTTTCATGTGGATGAAAACGGAAATCCCGACTCCAATTGCCTGGAAAAAGTTGCCCGCACAGCCCTGCGCCATCAATTTAAGGGTAAAATCCTCTGCGGTCATTGTTGTAGCTTAACCGTTCAGTCTCCCAAACAAATTACCGCAACCCTAAACTTAGTCAAAGCAGCAGGAATTGGGATTGTAAGTTTGCCCATGTGCAATCAGTTTCTCCAAGATCGAACCCCAAATCAAACTCCTTTTTGGCGAGGGATCCCCCCCATACACGAGATAAAACAAAAGGGAATTCCCATTACTTTTGCCAATGATAATTGTCGCGATCCTTTCTTTGGCTTCGGGGATGGAGACGTTCTAGAAGTGTTTAACCAAGCGGTGAGAATTGCTCACCTCGATTGTCCCTATGGGGATTGGATCGATTCGGTGACGCGAACGCCAGCCAATTTAATGGGGCTTCCAAACATCGGACGTATTGGCGTTGGATTGCCAGCAAATTTGATTTTATTTAAGGCACGGTATTTTAGCGAATTATTAGCTCGTTCTCAGCGCGATCGCGCGGTTTTGCGCAACGGAAAACCTATCGATACAACACTCCCTCCCTACGCGGAATTGGACGATTTGATGGCGTAA
- a CDS encoding Uma2 family endonuclease, whose protein sequence is MTTRPPQTVLPPPFPDHTQLPEENGEFVKNFQEHPQSILLTDSIGSVLQRLHPDGQYAIGQDCGIYWRETNPPERGAEAPDWFYVPRVPPKVKGKIRRSYVLWREFISPSIALEFASGDGSEERDKTPLSWEESERIKPGKFWVYEQIMRMPYYGIYEINRERLEVYRLMDGFYRLLEANERGHYPIEVMGVELGLWEGSYQNQTQRWVRWWDSEGNLLLTGSERAETERERAEIERERAETERDRAQQAEMERDAEAKARREAVPKLLGMGLTPEQVAEVLSLATEEVRRLMAE, encoded by the coding sequence ATGACGACTCGCCCACCCCAAACTGTACTCCCCCCACCCTTCCCCGACCACACGCAACTGCCGGAGGAAAACGGAGAATTTGTGAAAAATTTTCAAGAACATCCCCAAAGCATCCTACTCACCGATTCCATTGGTTCGGTTTTGCAACGCCTGCATCCCGACGGACAGTACGCCATCGGGCAAGACTGCGGGATCTATTGGCGGGAAACAAATCCCCCAGAACGCGGCGCAGAAGCCCCAGACTGGTTTTACGTGCCGAGGGTTCCGCCCAAAGTCAAAGGTAAAATTCGCCGTTCCTACGTGCTGTGGCGAGAGTTTATTTCCCCATCTATTGCTTTGGAATTTGCTTCGGGAGATGGTTCTGAAGAACGGGATAAGACTCCCCTTTCCTGGGAAGAAAGCGAGAGAATCAAACCGGGGAAGTTCTGGGTTTACGAACAGATTATGCGGATGCCCTACTATGGCATTTATGAAATTAACCGCGAACGGCTGGAAGTGTATCGGCTCATGGACGGTTTTTATCGACTCTTGGAGGCTAACGAACGGGGACATTATCCCATCGAAGTGATGGGGGTAGAGTTGGGTTTGTGGGAAGGTAGCTACCAAAATCAAACCCAGCGTTGGGTGCGCTGGTGGGATAGCGAGGGCAATCTTTTGTTGACAGGAAGCGAACGGGCTGAAACCGAACGCGAACGAGCTGAAATCGAACGAGAACGGGCTGAAACCGAACGCGATCGCGCGCAACAAGCCGAAATGGAAAGAGATGCAGAAGCTAAAGCACGGCGAGAAGCCGTTCCCAAGTTATTGGGGATGGGATTGACCCCAGAACAAGTTGCTGAGGTGTTGAGTTTGGCGACGGAGGAAGTGAGGCGATTAATGGCTGAGTAG
- a CDS encoding ATP-dependent zinc protease family protein — protein sequence MQHPKNPSQLPVIGWREYLQLPELGISEIKAKIDTGARSSALHAFDIEYFERDGTPMVSFKVHPRQRDNHPTIQTEAKLLDKREVRSSSGQAQLRPVIQTSVQLGDEQWSIELTLTNRDDMGFRMLLGREAVRRRFLVDAGNSYLQSSPLSPQ from the coding sequence GTGCAGCACCCCAAAAATCCCTCCCAACTTCCAGTTATCGGTTGGCGAGAATACCTCCAACTGCCCGAACTAGGAATTTCGGAAATTAAAGCCAAAATTGACACCGGAGCGCGTTCCTCCGCCTTACACGCATTTGATATCGAATATTTTGAGCGGGATGGAACCCCGATGGTCAGCTTCAAAGTCCATCCTCGCCAACGGGACAACCACCCCACCATTCAAACCGAAGCCAAATTGCTAGACAAACGAGAAGTTCGCAGTTCTAGCGGTCAAGCGCAATTGCGACCCGTCATCCAAACCTCAGTCCAATTGGGAGACGAGCAGTGGAGCATTGAGCTAACCCTCACCAATCGAGACGACATGGGTTTTCGGATGCTTTTGGGACGAGAAGCCGTGCGCCGCCGTTTTTTAGTGGATGCCGGGAATTCCTATCTTCAAAGTTCCCCTCTCTCCCCCCAATAA
- the moeB gene encoding molybdopterin-synthase adenylyltransferase MoeB, with amino-acid sequence MLNPNLDDIQLNKEEYERYSRHIILPEVGLEGQKRLKTASVLCIGTGGLGSPLLLYLAATGIGRIGIVDFDIVDSSNLQRQIIHGTSWVGKPKIESAKNRILEINPACRVDLYQTRISSENAMQIMEPYDVIIDGTDNFPTRYLTNDACVLLGKPNVYGSIFRFEGQATVFNYEDGPNYRDLYPEPPPPGMVPSCAEGGVLGVLCGIIGTIQATEAIKIILGQGNTLSGRLLLYNALDMKFRELKLRPNPERPVIEKLIDYEQFCGIPQAKAAEEQQRMAMSEMNVRELKQLLDSNTNDFVLIDVRNPNEYEIAKIPGSVLVPLPEIEQGPGVEKVKELLNGHRLIAHCKMGGRSAKALGILKENGIDGTNVVGGITAWSREVDSSVPEY; translated from the coding sequence ATGCTAAATCCCAACTTGGATGACATCCAACTCAACAAAGAAGAATACGAACGCTACTCGCGACACATCATCTTGCCAGAAGTCGGACTAGAAGGACAAAAACGCCTCAAAACCGCTAGCGTTCTCTGCATCGGGACTGGCGGACTGGGTTCCCCCCTCCTTCTCTATCTCGCCGCCACCGGAATCGGACGCATTGGCATCGTCGATTTCGATATCGTTGATAGTTCCAACCTACAACGACAAATTATCCACGGAACCTCTTGGGTTGGGAAACCCAAAATCGAATCCGCCAAAAACCGCATTCTCGAAATTAACCCCGCCTGTCGCGTCGATTTATACCAAACTCGCATCAGTTCCGAAAATGCGATGCAAATAATGGAACCCTACGACGTGATTATCGACGGAACCGACAACTTCCCCACCCGCTACCTAACCAACGACGCTTGCGTTCTTTTGGGAAAACCCAACGTTTATGGCTCAATCTTCCGCTTTGAAGGACAAGCCACCGTTTTCAACTACGAAGACGGGCCCAACTACCGCGACCTCTACCCCGAACCCCCCCCGCCGGGAATGGTTCCCTCCTGCGCCGAAGGCGGCGTACTCGGCGTTCTCTGCGGCATCATCGGCACAATCCAAGCCACCGAAGCCATTAAAATCATTTTGGGTCAGGGAAATACCCTAAGCGGGCGCTTGCTCCTGTACAATGCCCTTGATATGAAATTCCGGGAATTGAAACTGCGACCCAATCCCGAACGTCCAGTCATTGAAAAACTAATTGACTACGAACAATTCTGTGGAATTCCCCAAGCCAAAGCAGCAGAGGAACAACAACGAATGGCAATGTCAGAAATGAACGTCCGGGAATTGAAACAACTTCTCGACAGCAACACCAATGACTTTGTATTAATTGACGTGCGCAACCCCAACGAATACGAAATTGCCAAAATTCCTGGCTCAGTTCTCGTTCCCCTTCCAGAAATCGAGCAAGGTCCGGGGGTTGAAAAAGTCAAAGAACTGCTCAACGGTCATCGCTTAATTGCTCACTGTAAAATGGGAGGGCGTTCGGCAAAGGCACTCGGCATCCTGAAAGAAAATGGGATTGACGGAACCAATGTTGTTGGCGGTATTACAGCCTGGAGTAGGGAAGTCGATTCGAGCGTGCCAGAGTATTAA
- the fraC gene encoding filament integrity protein FraC — translation MTLSVLPLSIIVLQVLFLLVGIAIEAVVLYFKLPLTQRQSVECSTVVNLVSSIFVWLIFLILQGIIPEMIRLEVISYILFNKFYKLLFLIEVDSILMIVGIISFCVICFIEFIVIVSMQNLFSEEAESRSLMQTLQVSAVRNDPGKAVAIVTANVLSQGFLFLLLSILRFV, via the coding sequence ATGACCTTATCTGTTCTCCCGCTATCGATTATTGTACTTCAGGTTTTATTCCTGCTCGTTGGGATTGCGATTGAAGCAGTAGTTCTCTATTTTAAGCTGCCGCTCACTCAAAGGCAAAGTGTTGAATGCTCGACGGTAGTCAACCTCGTTTCTAGTATTTTTGTTTGGCTGATTTTCTTGATTTTACAAGGAATTATCCCAGAGATGATACGCTTGGAAGTCATTAGTTATATCCTTTTTAATAAATTCTATAAACTGTTATTTTTAATCGAAGTTGACTCTATTTTAATGATTGTCGGCATTATTAGTTTCTGCGTAATTTGCTTTATTGAATTTATTGTTATTGTTTCAATGCAAAATCTATTCTCAGAAGAAGCTGAATCGCGCTCCTTAATGCAAACACTACAAGTTTCTGCCGTTCGTAACGATCCGGGTAAAGCAGTGGCGATTGTAACGGCAAATGTATTGAGCCAAGGCTTTTTATTCTTATTACTCTCAATCTTGCGTTTCGTTTAG
- a CDS encoding DUF5357 family protein: MKYIKLVSDRVKTVWVKVKPPRTYSWQTLILASFVSALIVIICQLFFEELELFQNIVSAIGQILLIAGIYWLGIEKSCVLTPWITGALICLFAFSHFNEQGNLLTIPEMALVAFPVVSAIIAILPSFFDDRLNVKFPSYAEFIKIIILFFSQVLVACWLQFYLVVQGWFQDYPSLLSDEINRSVFVVNVDPRKETAPKGIDILNAIGMSLQQELNELPWEELEKWMTESKLESKIESIRQAVSEETSSVMEKELWQIDENAVTNNSGYTLHLKAIWNGPQSRPSLLSLMNCEKKCNLEKGYNRGQEVVQIDCEPARKIIRKN, encoded by the coding sequence GTGAAATACATAAAGCTCGTATCCGATAGGGTCAAAACAGTATGGGTGAAGGTTAAACCGCCTCGAACTTATTCTTGGCAAACGCTAATCCTTGCCAGCTTTGTATCGGCTTTAATTGTTATTATCTGTCAACTATTCTTTGAGGAGTTAGAACTTTTCCAGAATATTGTCAGCGCGATCGGTCAAATCCTTTTGATTGCTGGCATTTATTGGCTCGGTATAGAAAAATCTTGTGTTTTGACTCCTTGGATTACAGGCGCGCTGATTTGTCTATTTGCTTTTAGTCACTTTAACGAACAGGGGAATTTGCTGACGATTCCTGAGATGGCGCTTGTTGCTTTTCCTGTTGTTTCTGCAATTATTGCGATCTTACCCAGTTTTTTTGACGATCGATTAAATGTAAAATTTCCAAGCTATGCTGAATTCATCAAGATTATAATTCTTTTTTTCAGCCAAGTTCTGGTTGCTTGTTGGTTGCAATTTTATTTAGTCGTTCAAGGGTGGTTTCAAGATTATCCTTCTCTTTTATCTGATGAAATTAATCGCAGTGTTTTTGTGGTTAATGTTGACCCTAGAAAAGAAACTGCTCCGAAAGGAATCGATATTCTCAATGCAATTGGTATGAGTTTGCAGCAAGAATTAAACGAGCTTCCTTGGGAGGAGTTAGAGAAATGGATGACGGAATCTAAGCTAGAGTCCAAAATTGAATCGATTCGACAAGCAGTGAGCGAGGAAACCTCCTCTGTAATGGAAAAAGAGTTATGGCAGATTGATGAAAATGCGGTCACAAATAACTCTGGATATACGCTTCACTTGAAGGCAATTTGGAACGGTCCTCAATCTCGTCCGAGTTTATTGAGTCTTATGAATTGCGAGAAAAAATGCAATCTGGAAAAAGGCTATAATCGAGGTCAAGAAGTCGTACAGATCGATTGCGAACCCGCACGAAAAATTATTCGCAAGAACTGA